The genome window AAATACTACTACAGACCAGTTCCCAAATCTAatattttgttgtccttagttgagttgtaactttgtaattattcttcattgtaattcctaaattgcttagctagaaACATTACTTAGGAACCcctttgtaaaaccataaaccctttgtgtttgtgtcgtgactagagttagtcatgagttgaagtctttgtaataggtgtattgcaaagtggcttgtaataagtgtattacaagttagtcagggattaagagtttaatttttagattgtataggttgtaatctaaaagtttctcatagtgaagttgaaatcctgccagtgtaggtcgtggttttttatccccttgagcaTGGATTTTTCCACGTAATTCTCCCTgtcttatttacttactgttttatTAGTATTCACAGTGAAAACTCATAGTGGACCTGGTAATCTATAGTTTGGgggactcatataaactatcaattggtatcagagcgggtttctcctatcaggctaacacatAGGAAGGATCCTTATGACTGCTCCactaaattttgaagaaggtcaatctacgtATAGACCATCCAGGTTCAATGGgcaatactatgggtggtggaaggcaagaatgcatgattttatcatggctgaatATTCTGAGTTGTGGGATGTCAAATGTGATGGTCCTTATATCCCAACAAAGGCAGTTGGAGACCTTCCATTGACAATGCCAAAGACCAGAAAAGAATACACTAACCCAAACAGGAAAGCTGCAGAGAAATATTTTCGTGCCAATAAAATTTAGGTGTGTGGAATAGGACCTGATGAATATAATAGAATCTCTGCTTGTGAAACTGCCAAAGAGATATGGGAAGCTTTGCAAATAACACATGAGGGAACCACTCAAGTAAAACAATCTAATATTGATATGCTCACTACTGAGTATGAACTCTTTAGGATGAAAGacgatgaatctattcaagatatgcacacaagattcacCTCTATCATAAATGAGCTACACTCACTTGGTGAAATCATTCCTAGGAACAAGCTAGTGGGGAAAATTCTTAGTATCCTGCCCAGTTCTTAGGAAAGCAAGGTGAATGCTATTACTGAAGCAAAGGACCTGCAGGAGCTGACCATAAACGAGTTGGTTGGAAATTTGAATACCtacgagatgaagaggaagatagacagtgaaagaagagaaccaaagaaagaaaaaaacctggtactcaaagctgaaAGCAATGACTCGAGCGAGGAGGACAGTGACATGGCTTACATAACCAAAAGGTTTaagaagatggtcagaagaaatgTAGGAATACTAAAAAGGGGCAACTCCAGCAAACCAAAGAACTTTGATCtatgctacaagtgtggaaaTCCAGGGCACTTCATCAAAGATTGTCCTTTCCTGAAGCAAGAACACTCCAAGTACAACCTTGAGAAAGTAgccaagaggaacccggttcctgacaAGCACTTCAAAAGGAAGAGGTCCGCTGACAATGTGGTGAAACAGGCTCTTGCAGCATGGGGAGATTCCTCTAGTGAGTCTGAAGATGAAACAGATGCAAGTGACAactccatgatggcagttgaaagtGAGAAAAATGAATATGATTCAATATTTGCTTTGATGTCCCAATTAGATGACGATGAAGACAATGAAAACAATGAGGTAAATTTGAAGTATGTTCAGAGAAATATGAAATTCTACTCTCCTAAGAAACTCATGTCTTTAGCTAGTGTattgattgatgcctatcatagtcTTGTGGAGGATAAGTATGCCTTGACCTTAGAGCTAGGAGAAGctgaacaaactagagatgaTCTGGTGGTGTATGTAGTTGATCTAAAGGAAACTTTTTGTGAGTTGGAGAAAGAAAAAATTGTTTTAACCGAAAAAATTGCTAACATACAACATGAAAGAGATGACTTTGTGGTTGTAGCTGTTGACTATAATAAAACCATTGAGAACTTCAGTAAAGAAAAAGAGGCTTTAGTGAAGAGAGTGACtgagattaaggaagaaaaagaTGATCTCTTGGTAGTAATTGCAGACCTGAGGGAAACAATAGAGGGATTAAGAACTGAGTATAAACCTGGAAAttcttgaaaaggaaaagaggtaGCCAGTGAGGCACATATTAGGTTTGAAAATGAGTTAAAGGCTGTGAGAACTAGCTTGTATGTTGAAACTGAGAAAAACAAGCATCTCCAAACTGAActggaaagagtaaaaaatgatcttgaaaagtccataaagtggacctggtcctcagaagctATCACTGCCATGTATGTTAATAATGGTGGAAACGGACAGGGAATAGGGTTCCAAAGGTAGAAAATCCCTTACAACCcccatagcaagtatgttactatATTAGATAACTGGCTGTGTACCCACTGTGGGAGTAACGAGCATTTCAAGGAAAATTATCAAGCTAGGGTCTAgtctatttataaaaataaagtgtTTGTTGAAAATTTAACTACTAAAAAGGGACCAAGTGCCACCCATAAAAAATGCATATTACAtgcatggactaagagagctcttattcatcctcttgcctaATACAAGGGCCCAAACTtatttgggttcctaaaactaactcttgatttccttgtgcagggaacagtgaacGGAAGcagtcaacaatggttcatggatagtggatgCTCAAAaaagggagtgtatcctttggcaatgggaaaaaggggtgcattcttggagttggaaaatttgggaaatcactcactcactctattgagaatgtatACTATGTTAATGGTCTTAAGTATAGTCTCTTGAGTGTCTCTCAGatctgtgataaaggaaacaaggtggagttcttgtccaagatatgtacagttactaatctggtaactggtgaagtgatacttgtggcc of Nicotiana tabacum cultivar K326 unplaced genomic scaffold, ASM71507v2 Un00344, whole genome shotgun sequence contains these proteins:
- the LOC142179094 gene encoding uncharacterized protein LOC142179094, whose product is MEENKKVLLILGRPFLAMGRNILDIHDRKLILRVGDKTVTFETNMEKGVKQEKPATSVKWKVCGIGPDEYNRISACETAKEIWEALQITHEGTTQVKQSNIDMLTTEYELFRMKDDESIQDMHTRFTSIINELHSLGEIIPRNKLVGKILSILPSS